CGATCCCCTACGAATCGCAGTATGACAACTTCGCACAGCGATGCGCGAATTTCGTGAATGCGTCGAGCGGCGTGGACTACTACATCATCGGCAACGAGACCAATTTGCCTCGGGAGTGGCCCGGCAATAACGGCGGCGACCCGAACACCGGTCAGCCGATCACTGTCGCCCGATATGTAAGCTGCTACAATAAGTGCTACACGGCCATCAAGAACGTCAAACCGGCGGCCAAACTGATTCCGGTCCCTTCGGGCACCTGGGCTCCACCTTACCCCGGCCAGGGTATCGAAGGCTTTCTCGATTACTGGGTGAACATCCTCAACAGCATCGGAGCGAGCAAGATCGACGGACTGGCGATCCACGTCTACACTCACGGTTGCGATCCGACTCTGATCACCGACCAGGCGAAAATGGGGCCGCCGTACCAGGACATCTACTACAACTTCCAGGTATACCGGAACTACATGGCGGCCATTCCAAGCACCATGACCACCAAGCCGGTTCTGATCACCGAGTGCGATCAGAACATCGAGTGCGCCGACTACGCGACGCCGCGGCACACCTGGTACAACGTCAACAACGGATGGGTCCGAGCGGCCTATGCGGAGATCAACTCGTGGAACCAGGCCAACTCGCAGAAAATCCGGTCTCTGGTCTTGTTCCGTTGGATCATGGCCTGGGAGGACGGGTGGACTTTCGGTCTGCAGGACCGCGACCAGGTCCTGGCCGATTTTCAGCAGGCGGTTGCCTACGGCTATATGTGGGACACCGGGCCCTCCAATTGCGTCGGCCTGGGGCCGGGAAATCCCACCGGTAGCAACCTGTCTCTGACCGCAGCCTATTGTATCGAGTCCGGTCGCTACAATACGCAACAATACGGACGTTCTGCGTTGGACGGCCTGCCGGGCACAAGCTGGTGCTGCAATACCGCCCAGACCGGGGGAACCGCAACACTGGCGGTGGACCTGGGGTCGACCTCGACGGTGACGGGTTACATTGTCCGTCACGCCTCGTGGGGCGGGGGGTCGACCGCGATGAACACTAAGTACTACCGGATCGAGTCGGCCAGCTCGATCTTCGGCCCCTGGACGGTCGAGTACGACGTCGACAACAGTTGCCAGGACCAGTACAACCGATTCATCTATGAAACGCCCAAGAGCCTGCGTTATGTCCGGCTGGTTATCACGAACCCGGGCGTTGACAGCTATGTGCGCTTGCCGGAATTCGAGATTTACGGCACGGCCGGGACGCGGGGCACCATCACCGTTTACGCTTCGGACTACCAGGGCGGCGTGAACGCAGAAAGCGGTACCGACTACTACGACACGTCGAGCGGCAACAGCGGCGGTCAGTATCGATCGCACGACGTCGACATCGAGACGTGTACCGACGGCCGCTACAACGTGGGCTGGGTCGCCGCCGGCGAATGGCTCAACTTTCCGATCCAAGGCCAGGGCACCGGCGTCTACAACCTGTACATGCGTTACGCCACGCCCAACAGCGGCAAGACGTGCAGCTTCAAGCTGAACGGTGCGGCCTTGACCGGCGCTCTTTCCATGAATAACACCGGCGGTTGGCAGGCGTGGCAGACGCTCAATTGCGGTGTCGTCAACATTGGAACCGGCTGGAAGACGATCCAATTCTGCTGCGACTCAAGCGCGTTCAACATCCAGCGGTTCTGGCTGGTGCCGACCTCGTCGAGTCCGGCGATCAACCGTTCGCCAGCGAGTCTCGCGCCCTCCTGCATCGTCGGTAACAACGCATCCAGCCAGACGTTCACGGTAGCCAACAGCGGCGGGGGTACGTTGAGCTACACCATCAGCGACAACGTGAGCTGGCTCGCGTGTACGCCGACGAGTGGGACGAGCACCGGCGAGGCCGACACGATCACGGTGAACTACTCGACCAGCGGCCTGTCGGCCGGGACCTACAACGCGACCATTACGGTCAGCGACCCCAACGCCAGCAACAACCCTCAGACCGTGGCCGTGACCCTCACGGTCAGCGAGACTCCCCCATGCGAGAATGGCGATCTGATCAACGGCGGGTTCGAGTCGGGGCAGTCGCCGTGGGTGACGTTCGGGAGCACGGACGGTGTGGTGAACAGCGGCTACCACAATATCGCCTCGCACGGCGGCAGCAAGATGTTTGGCGTGGGATGTAGCTGGCAGACCCGCAACGGCGGGGCCTATCAGCAGATCGAGGTGTGTGAGGGTGCGGAGGTCGAGGCGGCCGTCTGGATCCGGACGGACAGCAGTGGGGCTGCCTGGGACACGAACTGCCGGATCGGGATCGATCCGTATGGCGGCACCGACAAGAACTCGGCCAATGTGCTCTGGACGGAATGGGCCAACTCGGTCGGTCAGTGGTCCCAGATCGGGCTGACCGGTGCGAACCGCGTTACTGCCCAGAACACCACTATTACGGTGTTTATCGAACACTGGCACAAGTGGGCTTTGACCTACAATCTGACGCTGCTGGACGACGTGCAGGTGAGCATCAGCGGCGGAGGGCCACCTCCGCCACCAGCGATCGCGTTGAACCCCACGTCGCTCTCGCCGGTGACCCAACAGGGATCGAGCCCGGCTGCCGGCTCGTTCACGGTAGCCAACAGCGGCGGGGGTACGTTGAGCTACACCATCAGCGACAACGTGAGCTGGCTCGCGTGTACGCCGACGAGTGGGACGAGCACCGGCGAGGCCGACACGATCACGGTGAACTACTCGACCGGCAGCCTGTCGACGGGAACCTACAACGCGACGATTACGGTGTCCGACCCGAACGCCACCAACAATCCGCAGACGATCGCGGTGACTCTTACCGTGAGCCCATCCAAAACCACAGTGGCTCAGGATTTCGAGTCGATGCCGAGTTGGTCGAGCAGCTTCGATGCCGGATGGGGCAGCGCCGCTTCCTGGTCTATTGTCAGCGGCGGGCAGTCCGGCAACGCCTTGCAGGCTTCGCGCGGCAGTGAGGGCTCGTCCGCGAAGGTAAAGGTGTACAGCATCACCGCCGGCGCCAACTACACCATCTCGGTGTACATGAAGTGCCCGAGCTATGGCGGGAGTTACTGGGCGGAGTGCGCCTACAAGCTGGGCAGCTACACGGCGGAGGACTTTGACCAGAACGGGGGGACCTGGGCGATGGTGAAGAAGTTTGCCGGCGACGGGGCCAACGGCAACGGCAACACGTGGACTCAGTACTCGGCGACGTTCAACAGCGGGAGCAACACGCAGATCAGTGTGGGGTTCAAGCTGGGTTCATCGGGGGGAGCCGGCCCGACCGTGCTCTGGGATACGTTGAGGATTCAGTAGTCAACTGTCAGGTCCGACAGCCGGCCCTGCTGCGGCCTGCCGGGCCATTCGCGGCTGTTCGGGCGTTGTTTTGTCGCCGAGAGCCTTCTCGAAAGGAGCGAGATTGTGATCAAACGAGCAGAAAAATGGGCGTTTGCCTGTGTGGTTCTGGCCGCGGCCCCGGTACAGGCCTTGTGTCCTCCAGGGTTCACTTGCGACTGCAAGGTGACCACCCCCTGGGTGCCGGCGGGGTCAGCATGGGGTACGGTCCACAACCCCAGCTTCGAAAGCGGATTCACGAGTGGCGTGGGCAACAACTGGACGGGGACCTATGGCCACTTCGTGAGTGCCCCGACTTTCAGTGACTCAACCGTACGGGCGACCAACGGAACGCACTCCCAGCGGATCGACATCCCGGAGTGCGCTCAGTACTACACCAGCCAACGGGCTGGCATCTACCAGCAGATCTACGTCATCCCCGGGCAGAATTACACGGTCAGTGCCGACGTATACATGCAGATCGATCAGGGCGAGTCCTACAGCGGCGAGAACATGGTCGCCAACGTGGGCCTGGATCCTTACGGCGACACCAACATCCACGAGGGCTCGGTGAAGTGGTCCGCCGCCCAGGGCGACAAGAACGCCTGGCGGACATTGACCGTCTCAACCACGGCCGTTTTCGAGGTCATGACGGTGTACGTGAACGCCATGCGCAAGTGGCCTGGCTTCGGCAACGGCCGTATCTGGATCGACAATGTAGTCATCAGCGGTCCGATCCCGACCAGTCCGCCGTCTCCGCCCGAAGAAGAGCCCCCGGATCCGGACGCCGACGTCCCCGAGACCACCGGCGGCGAACTGGTGAATAATGGCAGCTTCGAGGGGAGTTGGTCGAACG
Above is a window of Phycisphaerae bacterium DNA encoding:
- a CDS encoding DUF5010 C-terminal domain-containing protein — translated: MRRLSTLAGIVTTAGLIAAMATTAVADPSYIYGLHDQGGEGYMGSNKGWILWTEEIGHDPGNYAGNNYSAWSNAGYGVIVRINNGYGSNGTIPYESQYDNFAQRCANFVNASSGVDYYIIGNETNLPREWPGNNGGDPNTGQPITVARYVSCYNKCYTAIKNVKPAAKLIPVPSGTWAPPYPGQGIEGFLDYWVNILNSIGASKIDGLAIHVYTHGCDPTLITDQAKMGPPYQDIYYNFQVYRNYMAAIPSTMTTKPVLITECDQNIECADYATPRHTWYNVNNGWVRAAYAEINSWNQANSQKIRSLVLFRWIMAWEDGWTFGLQDRDQVLADFQQAVAYGYMWDTGPSNCVGLGPGNPTGSNLSLTAAYCIESGRYNTQQYGRSALDGLPGTSWCCNTAQTGGTATLAVDLGSTSTVTGYIVRHASWGGGSTAMNTKYYRIESASSIFGPWTVEYDVDNSCQDQYNRFIYETPKSLRYVRLVITNPGVDSYVRLPEFEIYGTAGTRGTITVYASDYQGGVNAESGTDYYDTSSGNSGGQYRSHDVDIETCTDGRYNVGWVAAGEWLNFPIQGQGTGVYNLYMRYATPNSGKTCSFKLNGAALTGALSMNNTGGWQAWQTLNCGVVNIGTGWKTIQFCCDSSAFNIQRFWLVPTSSSPAINRSPASLAPSCIVGNNASSQTFTVANSGGGTLSYTISDNVSWLACTPTSGTSTGEADTITVNYSTSGLSAGTYNATITVSDPNASNNPQTVAVTLTVSETPPCENGDLINGGFESGQSPWVTFGSTDGVVNSGYHNIASHGGSKMFGVGCSWQTRNGGAYQQIEVCEGAEVEAAVWIRTDSSGAAWDTNCRIGIDPYGGTDKNSANVLWTEWANSVGQWSQIGLTGANRVTAQNTTITVFIEHWHKWALTYNLTLLDDVQVSISGGGPPPPPAIALNPTSLSPVTQQGSSPAAGSFTVANSGGGTLSYTISDNVSWLACTPTSGTSTGEADTITVNYSTGSLSTGTYNATITVSDPNATNNPQTIAVTLTVSPSKTTVAQDFESMPSWSSSFDAGWGSAASWSIVSGGQSGNALQASRGSEGSSAKVKVYSITAGANYTISVYMKCPSYGGSYWAECAYKLGSYTAEDFDQNGGTWAMVKKFAGDGANGNGNTWTQYSATFNSGSNTQISVGFKLGSSGGAGPTVLWDTLRIQ